One Phocoena sinus isolate mPhoSin1 chromosome 13, mPhoSin1.pri, whole genome shotgun sequence DNA segment encodes these proteins:
- the C13H2orf74 gene encoding LOW QUALITY PROTEIN: uncharacterized protein C2orf74 homolog (The sequence of the model RefSeq protein was modified relative to this genomic sequence to represent the inferred CDS: deleted 2 bases in 1 codon): MSLLANPMSFETTAFTFFVILLICLSCIFFLLVVFFYKCSQSRTDEETEKGPCIDANGGEDCTAANTEMNNSGDKEDTRPGILVQRQSKAVVDTPLGNGEDVKDEEEDKIKEKQRAENAGENGQENDYLQKPPIPVTGSPSVVDNHKRPLKGVTFSREVIVVDLGKDNPIARSYTRLHKERK; the protein is encoded by the exons ATGAGTCTTCTAGCTAACCCTATGAGCTTTGAAACCACAGCATTCACTTTCTTCGTCATCCTTCTAATTTGCCTCAGTTGCATCTTCTTTTTAttggtggtttttttt tataaatg TTCCCAAAGCAGGACagatgaagagacagaaaaaggtcCTTGTATAGATGCTAATGGAGGTGAAGATTGTACAGCTGCTAATACAGAGATGAACAATTCAGGAGACAAAGAAGA CACGAGGCCTGGCATTCTTGTCCAGAGACAGAGTAAAGCAGTGGTGGACACACCCTTAGGAAATGGAGAGGATGTGAAAGATGAAGAGGAggacaaaataaaagagaagcaaagggCTGAGAATGCTGGAGAAAATGGTCAAGAG AATGACTATTTGCAAAAACCACCCATACCTGTCACTGGAAGTCCTTCAGTTGTTGATAACCATAAAAGACCTTTAAAAGGAGTGACATTTTCTAGGGAGGTAATTGTTGTGGACCTTGGAAAGGACAATCCTATAGCTCGAAGCTATACTCGATtacataaagagagaaaatga